GGATCTTTTGTTCTCTGCGCCAAAAAAAGGGGCATTAATCAGATATGCGAACGCCAAAGAGGAGAGTCAGGATGGAGGGAGATTGGAATCTATTAGACCTAGAAACATCGAAGTTAATCCTTTTCTTTGAAACTGATTTTGAAATCTCGTTTTACACAATTCCAATCAAGGGAAATACGTTTAGCCCTGATTAGGTGGCGATGACTCTATTaattctttcgtttttttatttgacctaACTACAAATAGAGGAAGTTAGCCTAAATGGTTAGCGTTTGTATCTCTTGAACCTGTTTTGTCTTctcttatatattttttttttttcttgtttcctcTGCCTCATAAGCTCTGTAGTGCGAAAGCTTATAGTCGCCTTTTTGTCCGTCTTTCGTTCAATGCGCTCAACTGTACGAATAGACGAAGAAGAACGGATATGAGCCGTCGATTGACTTATAGCTACGTCGTCGATCGAACTGATTGATTTGCTTCTCGTTGCAATCATTCCACTCGATTCCCTCTTAGCCggcagccatttttttgttttttttgtttccctttttcctattttgatttaatttttacctCACTTCGTTTTTATGTTCTGGTTGTGTATACACTGTCTACGTTTCTATCAAGATGTCGCTTCTCACGGGTCTCGTGTTTCCTACTCCGATTCCCGCTCTTATCCGTCTGCCTCTTTTTTGCCATAGAATCGGATCAAATTACCATCTCATGTTTCGCGAAATTTGTTCAGACGAGTAAATGtctatttttctcttttaagtGCTCGTTCGAAAGTATAGGGACATGAGGTGGAAGTGGACAGCTGATGGAGTTGCATTGGATCATCAGCAGCCATGACTGTCGATTTGGACGCAGCCATCCGCCTACTCCGGCTGATGACACCGTTGTCGGCTTCGTTGGCTTTTGTAACCGTAGCCATTGGACTCGTCACTAGCCATTGGCTTTACAGCGAAGAGAAAATGTCCAATCCGAAATTCAACAGAACGGGCGATCCTGAACTCGAATACCTTTCCAAATTCACCGTCAGTGGACTGTGGACGCTCTGCTATACCAATCGTAATCTAACATTTAATCGATTATCAATAGTTATTAGAATTAAATGAATATTTGTGATCACAGCTGGCGAGACGGAACGATTCTGTTTCAACATCGATTATTTTCCAACTGAAGAGTACAGTCCCGATCCCAACGACTCTACTCTTTCCATCCCTTGTAAGTATTTTATTAAAGGCAATTTTCagatgaattttttttttgtaatatttatttattggaaaaaaaaaaacagatgcCGTTTTAAGATCGGCTCCATTTTTTCTTATGGCAACTGCCCTTTTGGTCATCGGAGAAATTGCTTGTTTCCTTGGACATTTTGCCCCTCGTAGACGCTATTGCACGTTTCTCTCGGGCGTCACTTTTATCCTTTCAGGTATTATGCATATTAACCTTTTTCACACGATACTTTGTcaaacttttgtttggttttacAGGACTTTTACTTTTGCTCGGTCTGGTAGTCTACGTCTCAGTTTTCACGGCTGAAATTGGAAGTAAATTAAGGCCCAGCTCATCTCTGCAACCGCCAATGTTCACTTACATTTATGGCTACAGTTTCTACTTAGTCGTGACTGGTTTCTTAGCCGCCGAGGTATTTACGTTCCCCCGTTATATTAAAACAGATAAACGTTAATCGCAATCTCTTAATATAGGTAGCAGGTACTGCAGCCATCTTCTTGTTCATTTATTGGCACCGCAATCGCATTGCCAAAAAGGAAATGCACCGGAAAATGACTCTGGCTCTCGTCCAAACGCCAGTCGATTTGGGTTACACAGCAGCTCATGGTCATCTGTTAGCTATTGTTCCTCCACCTCCACCACCGTCTTCACAAAATCATCACCAGCATTACCCTATGACCAATTCTTTAACGCCAGTATGCCTTCCCCATTGTTACCAAGACCAGCATCATTTACGTCATCAAAACGAAACATTCCAATCGAATCAGTGCAATGGTTTTGTGAAAATTCCATGCCCTTGTTCCATTGGTTTCGTTAGCATCGGTGGAGTGGCTTCCACCGATGACGAGTCTGTCTCCATACCGACACCGCCGCCGGCAGTTTCTTCCAGCTATCCGAGAGATTGCCCCGTTCACCATCAGACGGAACGTTCATCCTTTGTCACTGTTCACAATCCGGCAGCTACGGTAGGTGCTCCGCCACTGTCGACCATTCGACGTCATAACAATTATCAGAAGCAACAAAGTCAAGAGCGTGACATGCCGGATATAACGGCTTTCAGTCGGATGCTTGCACACGATCGACGACAGTTTAGCACCGATTCGGAAAACAGTAGTTACAAAGTAAGCGCTAATAATCAAGGAGCAGCTAATGGCAATAACAGGCAACATTCGCAACAACCATCAGAGCCACTTCAACATCAACAGACAACGATCTGTTACCAGTGTCACGGAGCTGGTCACGTGACAGTGCCCGCCATTTCAGCCAGTTGTGACAATAATAGCCGACAGATGGCGTTTGCTGACAGTCTTCCTCGTGACGTGACCACAAGCACAATCTGCAGCGCCGCAATGGCGACTTCCGGAGACGAAGATTATATTGCCGCGTCTCATCGGGATAATAATGACGTGGATGACGGAGAGTTGATCTTTCATCCGAGGCATCAGCGGAATCATTCTACAGGCACAAATTTTCACGGCTCGCTCAGGAGGATCACGGCTGTCTAGAATTATGGACTGAGTAaattattaaaacaaaaaaaaacatgtatttGAAAATGTCCTGCCAAGCATGATTAAATGTGTGCTGTATATATTTAGGTATTGTGAAATATGGTTTATTTGGATGGAATGTTGTGTATAGTCTTAAATTTTTGGGAAAATGACAAATGCAACAGCAGAAGGTAAAAATCGCACGTTTGAACTGTcgttataaataaataaaaacgaagaTTCTTTTAAGGCTAGTGTTTGTTTGATTACAGATACACATGGATATATGGTGAAAATGCTAAATACTAGAGACTATATCAGTTATTGAGAATAGTGAATCTGAAGTACAAATTACGATTAAAGCTATTGATGTAAAGATATGCACTTATTTCTTTGAACAGATTTAGCGTAGCTTAAGCTTATTTTATAAGCCGCGGGCAGAAGACGGCCTATGAGCAGACGAAAATTAATGTGTTGTCTCTCATTTCATCGTTCATCGTCCATTCCAGTTGAAGTAGTGGAACGCACGAAGTTCCTTTATTTTATCTCTAGCAGTCCAATTTTCAAATACTTTTGTACTGAAATGGATGAATATTCAACGTATAGGAATCCTCTGTCGTCAAGATATGCGTCCGACCAGATGTCTTACAATTTTAGCGATAGGAAAAAGTTTACGACCTGGAGGAAACTGTGGCTTTACCTTGCCAAGGCATCCAAAGTATGTGAGTTTTCCATTTCTTGCCAGAATTCATTCAAATTCAGTATCATGTTTAGGAGCTAGGTCTTGACGTCACTGACGTTCAAATTGCTGAGATGGAATCTCATGTAGATGATGTGAATATCAAAGCGGCAGATGAAGAGGAGAGAAAAATCAAACATGATGTAATGGCTCATCTTCATGTATTTGCCACACAGTGCCCTACAGCTAGTCCCATCATACATTTGGGTGCTACATCATGTTATGTGGGCGATAACACAGTATGATTACATGCACTAAATAAATATGACCACTTGGGCCACATCTAAACACCAGCATTGCTCAAACAGGATTTAATTGTGATCAAGGATGGATTAGACATTCTGCTTCCTAAAATAGCACAAAGCATCAGTAGGCTTGCAAAGTTTGCTGAAGAATATAAATCAATGCCTACCTTGGGATTTACCCATCTTCAGTATGTGATCATCTAGAATTGGTATGTTACACCTCaatttatactttttttttttcagggcaGCCCAGTTAACTACTGTTGGAAAAAGAACCTGTCTATGGATTCAAGATCTACTCATGGACGAAAAGGCTATCCGTGGTGTACGAGATAATCTTCGATTCCGTGGAGTCAAGGGAACAACTGGAACACAAGCATCGTTTCTCCAGTTATTCCAAGGCACGTTTTAAAGGGTCATTCTATTCTTACAGTATAGATAACTTTATAAGATGTGCTGGACTATTTCAGGAGATCACGAAAAAGTCAAACAACTCGATCGTTTAGTCACAAAAATGGCGGGATTTAATCGTTCGTTTATAATATGTGGGCAGACGTACACAAGGAAACTTGATATCGAGTGCGTCAGCGCCTTGAGTAGTTTGGCTGCCTCTGTTCATAAGGtatttcatttccttttgtaTACATATCAATCTCCATTCTTCTGAAATCAAATTATCATCATAGATGTGCACTGATATACGTTTGTTAGCCTCGAGGAAAGAGATGGAAGAGCCTTTTGAGAAATCTCAAGTTGGTTCAAGCGCTATGGTATGTCTCTTTGTTTTACTCtatttaaactttttttccATTCTGCGTTCATATAATTTTAAAGTTATGATAAAGCCTTTACGCTTAACAATAGCCTTACAAAAGAAACCCGATGAGGTCGGAGCGCTGTTGCTCCCTGGCTCGGCATTTAATCACGCTTGCTGCTAATCCGTTTCACACTGCTGCTAATCAGTGGATGGAGCGTACGTTAGATGACAGCGCCAATAGAAGAATTACCTTAGCAGAGGCCTTCTTAACAGCCGATGCGCTATTACAAATGACCCAAAATATTGCCCAAGGACTTGTTGTATATCCCAAGGTAAGTTGGAATTCTTTGTGCACGGTAATTCTGAAAAATAATATCTTTATGTTATTGACAGGTTATTGAGCGATATATCCAGGAAGAGCTTCCATTCATGGCAACAGAAAACATAATCGTGGCTATGGTCAAAGCAGGTGGAGATCGCCAGGTAACTGTTTACActatttaaaattgttttgtCGTGTGGAAGTTCATATAGTAtgttgaattatttatttcaaaGATGTATTGTTCACtgtcaaaaattatttttatcgttAATTATTAAGGAATGTCATGAGCAAATCCGAGTATTGAGCCAACAAGCCGGAAACGTGGTAAAACAGCAAGGCGGCAATAATGATTTGGTTCAGCGTATTGCTAGTTGCAGTTACTTCCAACCGATCCACGATCAAATACAATGCTTGTTGGACCCGAAAACTTTTATAGGTAGGGCTCCTCAGCAAGTCGATGAATTTCTGCAAGAGGAAGTCGCACCTGTTCTTGCCCTATATCCAGGCCTAACGAGTAATAGCGTGGAATTTAAAGTGTAATAGTAAAGAGGAAAGTTTATTTAACCTTTTCATCCGTTAGACTACTGAATTTTTAAGTTCGCCAATAAAATTCAAGTGGTTACAATCAAAActgtttttatttggtttCATATTTTCCTTATTTAGTTGGGTAAATTTACAAAGTTGTAGAACACATCTCTCAACTGCTGGTGGAGGACTCATTGGTACAAGAACATTGACACAGTGCTGCTAACCTGCTTAAGTTGTGTACTTGTTTCTCAAGGAATGCTACACGCTCTTTAGAACTattcagttttgttttcagGTCTTCATTGGTCACCTTGAGGCGAATGTTTTCTAAGATTAGTGCTTGACTTGTTGTGGAGCTGCCAGCTCCTTTTGCAGGATCATCTCTAACAAACTCAAAGGACCCAGTGGATTCACCATCTTTCATGTTAACTTCCACTGTAAGTGAGTCTTCTATATCATATTGGAAGTCATTGTTTTCATTATCTTTATCTGGCTGTTCAGACTCATCCACGTCTTCTATGTCTTCTTGCATTGGGATCCACACCAGCGATTGCTTGCTATCTGGCTCGTTTGGAAGCTCTCCAGAGTTTTGCTTTTCTATTTGTTTGCTGTCACTTGTAggattttgtttcttaaatGGAACAGCATTATGCActagttttggtttttttgcaTTTCTGTTAAGGTACTGGTCCCGATGGAAGTGCCTTGAACAAAGAAGAATTCTACCTTTATCTGTAGTCAGATCTGGTGGACATAGCTCAAGCCATTTAAGCATTCTACTAGGATCTCTGTAGGGGAATCTGAGAGAAAATGTGTTAGTTCACCACTTAAATGGACATTTTTATTAATAACAAATATGAATTTATCGATTCGTACTTGTGGAACATGATGGAAGTTTTCCCATTCATAGAAGAATTACAACCAATAGCTACGCATTTTCTACCCATATTTCGTAATGGCATTAATATTTATGTTATTCAAACCGGAAACACTGACTCATAATTTCTATATTCTTATTAAAGCGACAATTATTGGAACAAAAACTATGTGTTCAAATACGGTAAATAAGTAGACGAATTTTTATACGCCATCTAGGGATAAATAAAGATACGAGAACGAAACTGAACACATGTTTTACACCTGAATAGAAATATTACGAAACGTTCCTAGTGTCAATGGCTgcgaagaaaatggaaatccTCAGATTGTACAAGCAACTATTGAGAGAGTCAACCAAGTTCTCGTCTTACAACTTCAGGTAGGTTCCATAATTTCGATTGAGAAAGGAAACACATTTTAAATCTTTATCGCATGTATAGGGAGTATGCACTTATGCGTGTAAAAGATGCTTTTCgcgaaaataaaaacttaacAGACCCTGCAGCTTTAGATAAGCAGATAAAGGAAGGGTACAAGAACCTTGCAATCATCAAGAGACAGGTATAACACCATGTTTCTTCATCACTActagttttcatttttaatatagTTATAAATCACTTactattttccctttttatctGCTTTCTAGGTGGTCATCGGACACATGTTTGAACCCCAAAGATTAGTCATAGAAAAACAGTTATCCTGATTTCTAACTATTCCTGTAAACTTTAGGATGTAACtggtagaattttttttaccatttaaAGTAAGTTaataatgaatttttgaaacgaataaaaaattgtttcttcaAGACATGTAAAAATGTATTCTCATTTTTATGCTCACTAGGCCATTCATTTGTCAACAACCATCAATTCAAATAAGGGTGTGGAGTGTTTCAATCATTGTTTGGGTGGTCATTGAAATTCAGCAAGCCAGTCACCAATTCAGGATCAGCTGTGTTGATCCAAGAAAAAATGGATCATTAAAGTTTTAGGTAAACTAGTAGTTAACATCAGCTCTTCACGTTTCCGCCACCATTTTGCCGAGTTGAAGGGTCGATTGGTAGAACATATCTACCAGTCGATAGATTAGTTTACTGATGCAAAGTCGGTAGGCAAAATAGGTATTTTGCTATAGTTCTCCTGTTTTGAgcttcagattttttttttattgagacTTGGTTTCTCTTATGATGTATTTTCCTGCTACAGAGATGATGAAATCTCTTTCAGAAACCAGAGGAGAATATATCTGTCTTTGGTTATACATACTTGGGAAAACATAAGGATACTAACTTCCACGCCTTTAGGAAGCTAGATCCCAAAAGAGGTTAGAGTTTCCTCTTCCCAAGAGGAAAAGAGCTAGTTTCCCAAAAAAGGTTTTCGAATGATCAAAACTCATTCATGCAGCGTGTTTGCTAAATTACAGCGAACTGCAGTACTTTCTGCGCATTCAAGTTTTTCCTATAGTCATCGTCTTCAACAAAGGTCAACGCATGGGTCATCATAGCCCCCATCTTATCAAACTGggtcatttgtttttcatttcaattgcATCCTACTATGTAGCTACGGATTATTCTCCAAGATCTAAAACATTGAGAAAAGCACGCACGCTTTGTGACAAAGGATAGGAGACCACGTCACGTCAGCTGTGTGTGCGTCtgtttctgtttcttttgCCGTGTTTACCCGAATGTCTACAACAGGTGTTGCGTGACGCAAACATGGCCAAATGAAACATTACGTTTTCTTCTGTTGCCCATCATTCAGTTCCGTGTGGCCAAAGTGGATCTCATTCTCTTGGTTGTCATCATGCCGAGTTTTTTACGACCGTTAATTCTTTTAATTCTGTTCATTGGATTCGCGTCCATCGATGGTCACACTTACGACGAAGCCCGTTCAGTCTCACTGATTAACCAAATTGACCGTTACCACCGTAGTATAGGGGACGAGCTTACCGATGATCAGAGTCTCCTGGGCGATCACGGACACATCGGCAACGACCACGAGGATTTCACTGCCACTGCTCCTTTTACCAATGAATGGGTTGTTGAAATCAAAGGAGGTGCAGACGCAGCTGCAAGACTTGCAGAAGAAATGGgttttgaaatacatggggaggtaaagcattttttttttagaaccTTTCACACGTTCCAATGCAAATGGTTTCTTTACtgtaaacaaagaaaaacttatTTCCATAATTTGTTACCCGGGAAaatgtattcaaattttttaaggattttttcttttttgtaggTCCCAAATTTTCGTGACTTCTACCGACTACATAAATCGGATCACCCAAGACGACAACGAGCTCATGCGTCTCATTTGTCCCGCCAACTTACGGATGATGTTCGCGTCTTGTGGGCCGAACAGCAATTCGCAAAGAGGAGACAAAAACGTGGTTACGTTCCTGACTATCCTCCTTTCGAGACCGAAGAATCCACGACATCACAAGATAATCGTCCGCTTATCCGTGTCAAACGAGAATCCTCCGAAAGTAAGATAACCCAGTTTCCCAATCAAAATTCTTCAA
The DNA window shown above is from Daphnia magna isolate NIES linkage group LG9, ASM2063170v1.1, whole genome shotgun sequence and carries:
- the LOC116931052 gene encoding THAP domain-containing protein 5; the encoded protein is MPLRNMGRKCVAIGCNSSMNGKTSIMFHKFPYRDPSRMLKWLELCPPDLTTDKGRILLCSRHFHRDQYLNRNAKKPKLVHNAVPFKKQNPTSDSKQIEKQNSGELPNEPDSKQSLVWIPMQEDIEDVDESEQPDKDNENNDFQYDIEDSLTVEVNMKDGESTGSFEFVRDDPAKGAGSSTTSQALILENIRLKVTNEDLKTKLNSSKERVAFLEKQVHNLSRLAALCQCSCTNESSTSS
- the LOC116931043 gene encoding adenylosuccinate lyase, which translates into the protein MDEYSTYRNPLSSRYASDQMSYNFSDRKKFTTWRKLWLYLAKASKELGLDVTDVQIAEMESHVDDVNIKAADEEERKIKHDVMAHLHVFATQCPTASPIIHLGATSCYVGDNTDLIVIKDGLDILLPKIAQSISRLAKFAEEYKSMPTLGFTHLQAAQLTTVGKRTCLWIQDLLMDEKAIRGVRDNLRFRGVKGTTGTQASFLQLFQGDHEKVKQLDRLVTKMAGFNRSFIICGQTYTRKLDIECVSALSSLAASVHKMCTDIRLLASRKEMEEPFEKSQVGSSAMPYKRNPMRSERCCSLARHLITLAANPFHTAANQWMERTLDDSANRRITLAEAFLTADALLQMTQNIAQGLVVYPKVIERYIQEELPFMATENIIVAMVKAGGDRQECHEQIRVLSQQAGNVVKQQGGNNDLVQRIASCSYFQPIHDQIQCLLDPKTFIGRAPQQVDEFLQEEVAPVLALYPGLTSNSVEFKV
- the LOC116931040 gene encoding uncharacterized protein LOC116931040, producing the protein MTVDLDAAIRLLRLMTPLSASLAFVTVAIGLVTSHWLYSEEKMSNPKFNRTGDPELEYLSKFTVSGLWTLCYTNPGETERFCFNIDYFPTEEYSPDPNDSTLSIPYAVLRSAPFFLMATALLVIGEIACFLGHFAPRRRYCTFLSGVTFILSGLLLLLGLVVYVSVFTAEIGSKLRPSSSLQPPMFTYIYGYSFYLVVTGFLAAEVAGTAAIFLFIYWHRNRIAKKEMHRKMTLALVQTPVDLGYTAAHGHLLAIVPPPPPPSSQNHHQHYPMTNSLTPVCLPHCYQDQHHLRHQNETFQSNQCNGFVKIPCPCSIGFVSIGGVASTDDESVSIPTPPPAVSSSYPRDCPVHHQTERSSFVTVHNPAATVGAPPLSTIRRHNNYQKQQSQERDMPDITAFSRMLAHDRRQFSTDSENSSYKVSANNQGAANGNNRQHSQQPSEPLQHQQTTICYQCHGAGHVTVPAISASCDNNSRQMAFADSLPRDVTTSTICSAAMATSGDEDYIAASHRDNNDVDDGELIFHPRHQRNHSTGTNFHGSLRRITAV
- the LOC116931058 gene encoding LYR motif-containing protein 4, coding for MAAKKMEILRLYKQLLRESTKFSSYNFREYALMRVKDAFRENKNLTDPAALDKQIKEGYKNLAIIKRQVVIGHMFEPQRLVIEKQLS